The genome window AGCCAAAAGCGTGGGTTTAAAATCCATTTCATAATACTTAATTCGGGTATCTAAATAGGCCTTAATTTCTTTTCGGAATTCTTGCCGCTCTGCCGGCTCGTAGAGATCGGCCATCATAATAACGGTCCGGATGCCAGTGTTCTCATCTGAAATACTTTGTCTCCGGGCTTCAAAACGACTACCAGCCATGGCAAAAGTGAATGCCAGAAGTAACCCCTGCAGACCAAGCACTGAGGCAATCACTACTGAATGTTCATCGGTGGCGGTAGCGTATGGTTTTCGTATCAACCCTACATGCATTCCAACATAAGTAGCTACTACCAACATAACGAAGAGCAGGAGCATAATTAGCCAAAGATCTGTTGCATAGAATATGGAGTTGTCTTTCATAATCAGGATATTCGTTTGCACGTTAAGGAAACCATGGTAGGAGTAAGTATTTATCTCTTGATCATCAGGTAGGTATATTAGGGTAATTGATTGGGAACAATAATTAAGTACAAACAACTTTATACCTGTACTAAAAGAAAACCTGCTGTTCTCTCAAATTCTGCACATTTATATTATAGTAGTATGTGTAACAATGTTTGCCTATAGTATGATTATAATTGATTGGTTCATAATAAACTAGGTCTGGAGTTCTTTTCCCGATTTCGCAATTATGCTTCTTTTAACTTTGTTAAAAACAGGAGTAATATTACATTTTAGTGTCGGTCTTTTTTATACGTAATTTTAAAAACTCCACTTCACCCGCACAAAAATAACCTTTGGACTGCTTTAAGCTCTTCCTGCTCCGAATCCTGCAACTATAACCTAATGGCATTAATATCCAGGTTGAGGAAAGCAGAGTAGGAGAGGACTGAGTCGAGAAAGAATGCCTCTATTGCTGTTCCGGACATCCTTGTCCGGAACCTTACCTGCTGCGAATTTCCTTGTCCGCGTAAAGAAAGGTTCATGTACGGGGACAAGGAAGTCCCCAGCAGAAAGCTTTCGGACTTGGAATTCCGAAAGAGCAGTAGTTAAAATTTGGAGATAAGGTATTCAGAACTTCTGAATCCGCAGTCGGTACGATTTACCGTTGTTGCCTCCACTTTAACAAGAACTTCTTTGTCTTTGGGGATTGGCTTTTCAATCTCTGTTAGCTTAACCACTTCTGGTGGCCCGTACCTGGTATAGACACTTGCTCTTATAGTTCGTCTGAAGTATAAATGTTGGAGAAGGGACATCAGTGATAGGGGTTAGTTTTACTTTCCTATTAGTACATGATATTCTTTCGGGATACTAACTCCCCGGAAATGATTTGTAAGTCCATAAAATATATAGACTGTACACATTAGGCTTGCCGTCATGAACGGTCGTTTTACCGCCATTGATTAATGCCGTGGTAAGTGCTGGTTAACTCGAAGAGCGTACTGAAGCAACCATTAACGCAAGGTGGTGGTGATGCTGTAAGTATAAAAGAAGGCAGCCCGCAGGAAATAAAAGGCCTTTTCAAGCTGTAAGAAGTATAAAGTATAAAAAGCGCCATGCAGGTTTTGCACGGCGCTTTTTTGTACTATAGCTAGAGAGTAGAAAGTGTAGTTTGGTTAATTAATAAACTAACTTTCATAGAATTCGATGGGTAATTCATCCGGGTCGCTGATAAATGTGAAACGTTTTCCGGTAAATTCATCCGTTCGGATCGGTTCTGCAGATACTCCTTTTTCCTGAATTGTTTTTACTGTTTCCTCCAGGTCATCAACTTCAAAAGCCAGGTGCCGGAGCCCAGTGGCTTCGGGGCGGGATGGCCGTGCAGGTGGATTCGGAAAGGAGAAAAGCTCCAGGATGTACTGGCCGTTTAATGCTAGATCGAGTTTATAAGACTGCCTTTGCTGCCTGTATACTTCCCTGATGATGGTAAGCCCTAGAATGCTAGTATAAAATGCTTTTGATCTTTCGTAATCTGAGCAAATAACAGCAATGTGGTGCACCTTCTTTAGACCAATCATAGCTAATTTCTTTAATCCAACTTAGCTATAAACTTACGGATATGCTTCCGGAATGTATCCGGTTGTTCCTGGTAAGGGCAATGGCCTGTTTTCATCACTTTATAGGTCGCTTTCTGGAACTGAAATGATTTGTAGTGGTCAGGGCCGATAGAATAGTCGTAGAGCCCAGTGAATACCAGAACAGGTGATTTTATACTTGCTGACTTCATTGTAAAGTCCTGCTCATATTCCGTGTAGTTCCATACATTGCTCCCGAAGTGCCCGTTCAAGGTGGTATCCATTACGGCCGCCATTTTATCAAACATCTCCTTGTCCCGGTACATCATTTTATAGGCCAGGTTCTGTTCGTTTAGCTTACCCCACACAGCACCGAATGCCTGTGTTTTGCTCACGCCCGGCTTCAGGAATTCAGACTCCGGCACATTTAGTATGCGTGCTGCCTGTGTTATACCATTCGACTTTGCATAATCCAAGTTAAGAGTAGTGTTTACATAAATGGTAGCTAATACACGGGTGGGATAAGTATAAGCATATTCCGTCGCAATGGTTCCTCCGAAAGAGTGCGGCATCACGATCCATTTATCGTAGCCAAGGTGAGCTCTTATTTCTTCAAAATCTTTTACGACCCGCGCCAGCGAGTAATCCGTACTGGCATTACCTCCTGAGCGGCCACTACCACGCTGGTCCACGTAGATCATGGTCATATCCTGCTCTGTAATATTACCACCCAAGGCATAGTAATATTTTGTCCAGGAACCTGGACCGCCGTGTATAAACAGGCAGGGTTTGCCCTGACCTGCAACCCGCACATATAGCTGCACAGAATCGGAAGTAGTAAAGTAAAAGCTTTTGGTTTGTGCCTGAAGGGTGCTACAGGTAAGCAGCAATAAGAATAAAAAGTGTGACAGAAGGTGATTTTTCATAGTGAAAGGTTAAGTTGTGTATTGCCTGACTAAAGACGGGGCAAAGCTACAAAAGACGCAACGCAACTGTAAAATATTTAAAGCAAAAGCGCCCCGCTTTTTGGCAGGGCGCTTTTCTTTATACTTCAGATAACATAAGGTTATTCTTCAGCACTTGGGTCTATCTTCTCTACTTTAGATCCACTGAAACCATAGAACACGATGTACAGGTAGCACAGCATCGGCACGATAAACGATATCTGCAGGTTGCCGGTAACATCGGCTACATAGCCTTGTAAAGGAGGGATGATTGCACCACCAACGATAGCCATTACCAGCAGCGATGAGCCCTGGCTGGTATGTACGCCAAGACCTTTAATGGCCAGGGTAAAGATAGTCGGGAACATGATAGAGTTAAACAAACCGATCGCAATAACAGACCACATGGCAACTGCACCAGACGCAAACGTGGTGATGAGCAGCAGCACAATTACAGCAGAGGCAAAGAAGCCCAGCGTACGGCCCGGAAGGAACCTGCCCAGTAACAATACAAGGAAGTTTACCACAATAAGACCCAGCGCAATTAAAGCTTCATT of Pontibacter deserti contains these proteins:
- the gloA2 gene encoding SMU1112c/YaeR family gloxylase I-like metalloprotein, whose product is MIGLKKVHHIAVICSDYERSKAFYTSILGLTIIREVYRQQRQSYKLDLALNGQYILELFSFPNPPARPSRPEATGLRHLAFEVDDLEETVKTIQEKGVSAEPIRTDEFTGKRFTFISDPDELPIEFYES
- a CDS encoding alpha/beta fold hydrolase codes for the protein MKNHLLSHFLFLLLLTCSTLQAQTKSFYFTTSDSVQLYVRVAGQGKPCLFIHGGPGSWTKYYYALGGNITEQDMTMIYVDQRGSGRSGGNASTDYSLARVVKDFEEIRAHLGYDKWIVMPHSFGGTIATEYAYTYPTRVLATIYVNTTLNLDYAKSNGITQAARILNVPESEFLKPGVSKTQAFGAVWGKLNEQNLAYKMMYRDKEMFDKMAAVMDTTLNGHFGSNVWNYTEYEQDFTMKSASIKSPVLVFTGLYDYSIGPDHYKSFQFQKATYKVMKTGHCPYQEQPDTFRKHIRKFIAKLD